In Nostoc sp. UHCC 0926, a single genomic region encodes these proteins:
- a CDS encoding TauD/TfdA dioxygenase family protein, whose amino-acid sequence MPISTLTEVKIRSIDAPLGAIVTDLDASQPIAPEVILQLKKALRDRHILIFKDQQLSDEQLLNFSLYFGALFVPSDETPVLASKPGETPVVIPISNVDGGYTGTGELTFHSDHKWTPTPSSGSLLYALEIPSQGGNTYWLNTNLAYEALDKTTKERIADLQLITYNPFLRDRNAPRSLYRLDKNIPLISPIFPHPLVRTHPESGKKHLYLDAATEVEIVGLAAQEGSKLIEQLRQHLNQPRFYYQHKWSVGDIVYWDNQATLHYRQAFDPNERRVLKRVSLAGSRPF is encoded by the coding sequence ATGCCTATCTCGACTTTGACAGAGGTTAAAATTAGGTCTATTGATGCTCCTTTGGGAGCCATAGTTACCGATCTTGATGCTAGTCAACCTATTGCACCTGAAGTCATATTACAACTTAAGAAAGCTCTGCGCGATCGCCATATCTTGATCTTCAAAGATCAACAACTCTCTGATGAACAGCTTTTGAACTTTTCGTTATACTTTGGCGCACTCTTTGTACCATCTGATGAGACTCCAGTACTCGCTTCTAAACCAGGAGAAACTCCGGTGGTAATTCCGATTTCCAACGTCGATGGTGGCTATACCGGTACTGGAGAACTAACTTTTCATTCTGACCACAAATGGACTCCCACCCCATCTAGTGGTTCGCTTCTTTATGCTTTGGAAATACCTTCTCAAGGTGGAAATACTTATTGGTTAAATACCAATTTGGCCTATGAGGCGTTAGACAAAACCACCAAAGAACGGATTGCAGATTTACAGTTAATTACCTACAACCCATTCTTGCGAGACCGGAATGCACCCCGCTCTTTGTATCGTTTAGACAAGAATATTCCCTTAATAAGTCCTATCTTTCCCCATCCTCTAGTGCGGACACATCCTGAGAGTGGCAAAAAGCATCTTTACTTAGATGCTGCTACAGAAGTAGAAATTGTAGGATTAGCAGCTCAAGAAGGATCTAAACTGATTGAACAGTTGCGTCAGCATTTGAATCAGCCCCGATTCTACTACCAACACAAATGGTCTGTAGGCGATATTGTCTACTGGGATAATCAAGCTACCTTGCATTATCGTCAAGCATTCGATCCGAATGAGCGACGGGTATTAAAGCGGGTTAGCCTTGCAGGTAGTCGTCCCTTTTAG
- a CDS encoding sulfonate ABC transporter substrate-binding protein: protein MFSNTVKIKSPIIRKVALFVMPSFLALSTTLISCTSTSENTNTATNPKADPAATKTITFKTKVLRIGYQSSGDLVRVTGVLEKRLEPLGVKVEWTQFAQGPQLMEAMNVGKIDVGSVGETPPIFAQAAGARIVYLAGRRITATSGKGSAIAVPKGSPIKTLAQIKGQKVVFQKGSASHYFIIKALEEVGLKYSDIKVLSMPNVEARGAFIQGTIPVWVTGDPHLALVEKLYGARVLRDATNIGTPGGYYVGTRDFARENPELLRIILEEIDKNSQWAEANRKEVAKLIAPVLKIDLPIQEIISGRANYRLKGITPESMKAQQNVADLFYSEKILPKKIDVQEALLTPKEYAAITPPTLISEK from the coding sequence ATGTTTAGCAATACCGTTAAAATTAAGTCACCAATAATCAGAAAAGTAGCATTATTTGTAATGCCTAGTTTTTTGGCTTTATCTACCACTTTAATAAGTTGTACGTCAACCAGCGAGAATACAAATACTGCAACCAACCCAAAAGCAGATCCAGCAGCGACAAAAACCATTACTTTTAAAACAAAAGTGCTGCGAATTGGGTATCAAAGCTCTGGTGATTTGGTTAGAGTGACAGGAGTTTTAGAAAAACGTCTGGAACCTTTGGGTGTCAAAGTTGAGTGGACACAATTTGCCCAAGGGCCGCAACTTATGGAAGCGATGAATGTCGGTAAAATTGATGTTGGATCGGTTGGAGAAACTCCTCCCATTTTTGCCCAAGCTGCTGGTGCAAGAATCGTCTATCTTGCTGGTAGACGAATTACTGCTACTTCAGGGAAAGGGAGTGCAATCGCAGTTCCTAAAGGTTCTCCAATTAAGACTTTAGCCCAAATCAAAGGACAAAAAGTTGTCTTTCAAAAAGGTTCAGCTTCTCACTATTTCATTATCAAAGCTTTAGAAGAAGTGGGCTTAAAATACAGTGATATTAAAGTCTTGAGTATGCCCAATGTCGAAGCCCGTGGTGCATTTATTCAGGGCACTATTCCAGTTTGGGTAACTGGCGATCCTCATTTAGCTTTGGTAGAAAAACTTTACGGTGCGCGTGTGCTACGAGATGCCACAAATATTGGTACTCCAGGAGGATACTATGTAGGAACACGCGACTTTGCTAGGGAAAATCCGGAATTACTTCGGATTATCTTGGAAGAGATTGATAAAAATAGTCAATGGGCAGAAGCAAATCGTAAAGAGGTAGCCAAACTAATAGCACCCGTGCTTAAAATTGATCTACCTATTCAAGAAATAATTTCTGGACGCGCTAACTATCGACTTAAAGGAATTACTCCAGAGTCGATGAAAGCTCAACAAAATGTGGCAGATTTATTTTATAGCGAAAAAATCTTGCCTAAAAAGATTGATGTTCAGGAAGCACTACTCACACCTAAAGAATATGCAGCTATCACTCCACCAACACTTATAAGTGAAAAATAG
- a CDS encoding aliphatic sulfonate ABC transporter substrate-binding protein: MIKPFQPQRRTVLKRIVQYSVLGLFTLSSSLVGSLVQSTQAQTAKVINLAYQSSGDIVKSKKTVEPLFKKLGVTVNWVGPFAAGPQLIKALDEGKVDIGTVGETPPIFDQAARPGLIPEVVYLTGRTPTDGTNQGIVVKANSPIKKVADLKGKKIAFQVGSNAQYLLAKALKEVGLKISDIQIVALTPTDARDAFIKDKADAWVGGDPLLAAVESTTPIRNLRNAAGINILNGFYIGRRAFVTQNPQLVRVFLEEAEKVGEQAEKNPSDYAKILVDEQKLTPAVALKVASRRTYKLKKITPAIIALQQSVADFYFDEKAISRKIDIKQGILSDLVYKAIIPGNIK, encoded by the coding sequence ATGATCAAGCCATTTCAACCACAACGCCGTACAGTTTTAAAGCGTATTGTCCAATATTCAGTACTCGGACTGTTTACTTTATCATCTTCCTTGGTGGGTAGCCTTGTGCAAAGCACCCAAGCGCAGACAGCCAAAGTAATTAACTTGGCGTATCAAAGTTCTGGTGATATTGTCAAGTCCAAAAAAACTGTTGAGCCACTTTTTAAAAAATTGGGTGTAACCGTGAATTGGGTTGGGCCATTCGCAGCAGGGCCGCAATTGATAAAAGCGCTGGATGAAGGTAAAGTGGATATCGGTACTGTCGGAGAGACACCTCCAATATTTGACCAAGCTGCACGCCCAGGCCTCATCCCTGAAGTTGTCTATCTTACTGGACGCACGCCCACCGATGGTACAAACCAAGGTATTGTAGTGAAAGCTAATTCTCCCATTAAGAAAGTAGCTGATCTTAAAGGTAAGAAAATTGCTTTTCAGGTAGGGTCGAATGCACAGTATTTACTAGCAAAAGCGTTGAAAGAGGTAGGGTTAAAAATTAGCGATATTCAAATCGTTGCTTTGACTCCAACTGACGCCCGCGATGCCTTTATTAAAGACAAGGCTGACGCCTGGGTGGGTGGCGATCCCCTTTTAGCTGCTGTGGAAAGTACTACCCCGATTCGGAATCTGAGAAATGCAGCAGGAATTAACATTCTCAACGGGTTTTATATTGGCAGGCGTGCATTTGTCACCCAAAATCCGCAATTGGTGCGAGTGTTTTTAGAGGAAGCAGAGAAGGTAGGAGAACAGGCTGAAAAAAACCCAAGCGATTATGCCAAAATTTTAGTTGATGAACAGAAATTAACTCCAGCAGTTGCACTAAAGGTGGCAAGCCGTCGTACTTATAAATTGAAAAAAATTACACCTGCGATCATTGCCCTACAGCAGAGCGTTGCTGATTTTTATTTTGATGAAAAAGCCATCTCGCGTAAGATTGATATCAAACAAGGGATTCTTTCTGATCTAGTGTATAAAGCGATCATACCTGGTAATATCAAGTAA